A window of Symphalangus syndactylus isolate Jambi chromosome 24, NHGRI_mSymSyn1-v2.1_pri, whole genome shotgun sequence contains these coding sequences:
- the TCF15 gene encoding transcription factor 15, giving the protein MAFALLRPVGAHVLYPDVRLLSEDEENRSESDASDQSFGCCEGLEAARRGPGPGGGRRAGGGAGPVVVVRQRQAANARERDRTQSVNTAFTALRTLIPTEPVDRKLSKIETLRLASSYIAHLANVLLLGDSADDGQPCFRAAGSAKSAVPAAADGGRQPRSICTFCLSNQRKGGGRHDLGGSCLKVRGVAPLRGPRR; this is encoded by the exons ATGGCGTTCGCGCTGCTGCGGCCCGTCGGCGCGCACGTGCTGTACCCGGACGTGCGGCTGCTAAGCGAGGACGAGGAGAACCGCAGCGAGAGCGATGCGTCGGACCAGTCGTTCGGCTGCTGCGAGGGCCTGGAGGCGGCGCGGCGAGGCCCGGGCCCCGggggcgggcggcgggcgggcggcggcgcGGGCCCCGTGGTGGTGGTGCGACAGCGGCAGGCGGCCAACGCGCGGGAGCGGGACCGCACTCAGAGCGTGAACACGGCCTTTACGGCGCTGCGCACGCTCATCCCTACCGAGCCGGTGGACCGCAAGCTGTCCAAGATCGAGACGCTGCGCCTGGCGTCCAGCTACATCGCGCACCTGGCCAACGTGCTTCTGCTGGGCGACTCGGCCGACGACGGGCAGCCGTGCTTCCGCGCCGCCGGCAGTGCCAAGAGCGCCGTCCCCGCCGCCGCCGACGGCGGCCGCCAGCCGCGCTCCATCTGCACCTTCTGCCTCAGCAACCAGCGCAAGGGG GGTGGCCGTCATGACCTGGGGGGCAGCTGCTTGAAGGTGAGGGGGGTGGCCCCCCTTCGAGGGCCACGGAGATGA